The proteins below are encoded in one region of Pontibacter deserti:
- a CDS encoding metallophosphoesterase — protein sequence MYDIIGDVHGHADALEQLLQKLGYDNSKGYYSHPERKIIFVGDYIDRGPKIRETLAIIKAMVEHEQAIALMGNHEFNAILFNSLDTDGNYMRERTEKNTHQHNETLNQFAEYVEEYKSYIEWFKTLPLFYEEKGLRVVHACWDEDQIQYLRDTLYNDRLTDQLLSYYSKESKLYDAIEVTLKGKELQMPEGLFFYDKDGHKRSELRIKWWLNPENLTYRKYSMEDYDSLVDDLVPTTLARQNKPYHETEKPVFFGHYWLKGDAEVSVYEKNVCCVDYSVAKMGKLVAYRWNGEQCLHPDNFYHVNPIYC from the coding sequence ATGTACGACATTATAGGCGATGTTCACGGCCATGCAGATGCTTTGGAGCAACTGCTTCAGAAACTTGGCTATGACAACAGCAAGGGATACTATAGCCACCCTGAGAGAAAGATTATTTTTGTTGGGGATTACATAGACAGAGGTCCTAAAATAAGGGAAACACTGGCTATTATAAAGGCAATGGTAGAACATGAACAAGCAATTGCCTTAATGGGAAATCATGAATTCAACGCAATCCTTTTCAACTCTCTAGATACTGACGGCAACTATATGCGAGAGCGTACTGAAAAGAATACGCACCAGCATAACGAGACTCTGAATCAATTTGCAGAGTATGTTGAAGAATATAAGAGCTACATTGAGTGGTTCAAGACACTCCCGCTCTTCTATGAAGAAAAAGGCTTAAGAGTAGTACATGCCTGCTGGGATGAGGACCAAATTCAGTACCTCAGAGATACCCTTTATAATGATCGGCTAACAGACCAGCTCCTTAGTTACTATAGTAAGGAATCCAAACTGTATGATGCTATTGAAGTGACACTCAAAGGCAAGGAGCTACAAATGCCAGAAGGACTATTCTTCTACGACAAGGATGGTCATAAAAGATCTGAGCTTCGGATCAAATGGTGGTTGAACCCCGAGAACCTTACCTACAGAAAGTATAGCATGGAGGATTATGACTCATTAGTTGATGATCTAGTACCCACTACATTAGCAAGACAAAATAAACCATACCACGAAACGGAGAAACCAGTGTTCTTTGGGCACTACTGGCTAAAAGGTGATGCTGAAGTGAGTGTGTACGAAAAGAATGTATGCTGCGTGGATTATAGTGTGGCCAAAATGGGTAAGCTGGTAGCATACCGATGGAACGGAGAGCAATGCCTGCACCCCGATAATTTCTACCATGTCAACCCCATCTACTGCTAA
- a CDS encoding DEAD/DEAH box helicase: protein MEVEEIRNTCIDSADKYLKYLELHKKGVQEVSVFDLEINSKKDLYIKLRLSAKLFDTESIFFKVKANLFDTTQVKVVEYNSDKNLLLVKPNKELQTVFRFIKAGDLFVVSDLKFLVRRVKVWYEKNGNGIGLPQKASVLKNSSNQIKFLPGLEPSQNQKAALSNIFHNPFSYIWGAPGTGKTQFVLSYAILHYILNNKRVAILAPTNNALEQVLRGVIKMLDKAKVERTQVLRLGTPSKNFAEDYPDVCEQKGVQKKLEEIDNQISLFERVIAYEQNRQALEKAKESLPLFNKFKKYKNKKQKSQSNFENATLKRKSIEIAIHRQEETLSKVDKERIALKASVNSFTNKLYKFFSSGPTTTEQKLERAEVRTQQAISTLISLKDSLQPQLQAINQYTNELKGVEESITELKEIIFEKLEKQINLLAVASHVNENNYIAVKDQFEEALEEELKQVEVDSQFLSDYQHYSEDQINSTLARLNNEREKIAAFSTEQRLKEVKVIACTLDSYIGNFHDKKLDVSHIFLDEAGYANVIKALTLFHNKVPITFLGDHKQLPPVCEINDSDIEKNPDYKNVFIWAQSAIFVESLFLQSKDQALLDYFDNKDLSCSAMERSQLSETFRFGRSLAKVLAHHVYADSFTSSVDQGDTQILFVDAKKVDAFKSRTSKNEVEAITQIVSQLVKAQEENFVILTPYSKQLKLLGQRLPQQRNDLKLSTVHGSQGKEWHTVILSVVDTNDMWFVDSKKPISKGLNLVNTAVSRAQKQLIIVCDKEFWSGQSGQLITDLIAAGNPLSMN, encoded by the coding sequence ATGGAAGTAGAGGAGATAAGAAATACTTGTATTGATAGTGCTGATAAGTATTTAAAGTACCTAGAACTACATAAAAAAGGGGTTCAGGAAGTAAGTGTCTTTGATCTGGAAATAAATTCTAAAAAGGATTTGTACATTAAGCTTAGGCTTTCGGCAAAGTTATTCGATACAGAATCCATTTTTTTTAAAGTCAAAGCCAATTTATTTGATACAACTCAAGTAAAAGTAGTAGAGTATAACTCTGACAAAAACCTTCTTCTAGTCAAGCCTAATAAAGAGCTTCAGACTGTTTTTAGATTTATAAAAGCAGGTGATCTATTTGTAGTGTCTGATTTAAAATTTTTAGTCCGAAGGGTTAAGGTTTGGTATGAAAAAAATGGGAATGGTATCGGTTTGCCACAAAAGGCTTCAGTATTAAAAAATAGCTCCAATCAAATCAAGTTTTTGCCAGGATTAGAGCCATCACAAAACCAAAAAGCAGCTCTGTCCAATATCTTTCATAACCCTTTCTCCTATATTTGGGGAGCGCCAGGCACCGGTAAAACTCAATTCGTACTCTCCTACGCAATTCTGCACTATATTTTAAATAATAAACGAGTTGCCATATTAGCACCTACCAATAATGCTCTTGAGCAGGTTCTAAGAGGCGTAATTAAAATGTTGGACAAAGCTAAGGTAGAGAGAACGCAAGTTCTGAGGCTTGGAACACCTTCAAAAAATTTTGCTGAAGATTATCCTGATGTATGTGAACAGAAGGGAGTACAAAAAAAGCTAGAAGAAATTGACAATCAGATAAGCTTATTTGAAAGGGTAATTGCATATGAGCAAAACAGACAAGCACTTGAAAAAGCAAAAGAAAGCTTACCCCTCTTCAACAAGTTCAAAAAATACAAAAACAAAAAGCAGAAGTCACAAAGTAATTTCGAAAACGCTACTCTAAAACGCAAATCTATTGAGATAGCTATACACAGACAAGAAGAAACATTAAGCAAAGTAGATAAAGAAAGAATAGCCCTTAAAGCCTCTGTAAATTCATTTACAAATAAGCTTTACAAGTTTTTCTCCTCAGGACCTACCACAACAGAGCAAAAGTTAGAACGAGCTGAGGTTAGAACACAACAGGCTATAAGTACTCTGATTTCTTTAAAGGATTCATTACAGCCACAGCTACAGGCTATTAACCAATACACCAATGAATTAAAAGGTGTAGAGGAAAGTATAACTGAGCTAAAAGAAATCATTTTTGAAAAGTTAGAGAAGCAGATAAATCTATTAGCAGTGGCAAGCCATGTAAATGAAAATAATTACATAGCTGTTAAAGACCAATTTGAAGAAGCTTTGGAAGAGGAGCTGAAACAAGTAGAAGTTGATAGCCAATTTTTATCTGATTACCAACATTATTCTGAGGATCAAATCAACAGTACTTTAGCTAGACTTAACAATGAGCGTGAAAAGATTGCAGCATTCTCTACTGAACAAAGATTAAAGGAGGTAAAAGTAATTGCATGTACCCTGGATAGCTATATCGGAAATTTTCATGATAAAAAGCTAGACGTGTCACATATCTTTCTGGATGAGGCTGGGTATGCGAATGTTATCAAGGCACTAACGCTATTTCATAATAAAGTACCAATTACCTTCTTAGGTGACCATAAACAGCTGCCTCCTGTTTGTGAGATCAATGACAGTGACATTGAAAAGAATCCTGATTATAAGAATGTCTTTATTTGGGCTCAATCAGCCATTTTTGTAGAATCTTTGTTTCTACAAAGTAAGGATCAGGCATTACTTGACTATTTTGATAACAAAGATCTCAGTTGCTCTGCCATGGAACGCTCTCAGCTTAGTGAGACTTTTCGTTTTGGCAGATCTCTAGCAAAAGTTTTAGCACATCACGTTTATGCCGACTCTTTCACATCCTCTGTGGATCAAGGAGATACACAAATCCTTTTTGTGGATGCCAAAAAGGTCGATGCTTTTAAAAGCAGAACCAGCAAAAATGAGGTGGAGGCAATTACACAAATCGTGAGTCAACTGGTGAAGGCTCAGGAAGAGAACTTCGTAATTCTTACACCTTACTCTAAGCAGTTAAAGCTTTTAGGTCAGCGCTTGCCTCAACAACGAAACGATCTCAAGTTATCAACGGTACATGGATCACAAGGAAAGGAATGGCATACTGTTATTCTAAGTGTGGTTGATACAAATGATATGTGGTTCGTTGATTCCAAAAAACCTATATCGAAAGGGCTCAACTTAGTGAACACAGCCGTTAGTAGAGCTCAGAAGCAGCTAATAATAGTGTGTGATAAAGAATTTTGGTCAGGCCAATCCGGTCAACTAATTACAGATTTGATTGCTGCAGGAAATCCTTTAAGTATGAATTAA